From the Halalkalicoccus sp. CGA53 genome, one window contains:
- a CDS encoding DNA-directed RNA polymerase, translating into MYKRVTLKDVVEVPPKALASVTPELVRQLLQDKLEGRMDEEVGSVVSVVEVHDIGEGVVLPEQQHHEGSVFYEAEFDAITYDPEMQEVVDGIVVEVVEFGAFVGIGPVDGLLHVSQISDEYLAYDGENQRLSSTESDQALGVEDSVRTRIVTKSIDERNPRDSKIGLTAKQVALGKHEWLESDRRRREQQTAEGD; encoded by the coding sequence ATGTACAAACGGGTCACACTGAAGGACGTCGTCGAGGTACCGCCGAAGGCGCTTGCGAGCGTCACGCCGGAGCTGGTCAGACAGCTCCTCCAGGACAAACTCGAGGGGCGGATGGACGAGGAGGTCGGCTCCGTCGTCTCCGTCGTCGAGGTTCACGACATCGGCGAGGGAGTAGTCCTCCCGGAGCAACAGCACCACGAGGGGTCGGTCTTCTACGAGGCGGAGTTCGACGCGATCACCTACGACCCCGAGATGCAGGAGGTCGTCGACGGGATCGTCGTCGAGGTGGTCGAGTTCGGCGCGTTCGTCGGGATCGGCCCCGTCGACGGCCTGCTCCACGTCTCCCAGATCTCCGACGAGTACCTCGCTTACGACGGCGAGAACCAGCGTCTCTCTTCGACCGAGTCCGACCAGGCACTCGGCGTCGAGGACTCCGTGAGGACGAGGATCGTCACGAAGAGCATCGACGAGCGCAACCCGCGCGACTCGAAGATCGGGCTCACGGCGAAGCAGGTCGCACTCGGCAAACACGAGTGGCTGGAGTCCGATCGCCGACGCCGTGAGCAGCAGACCGCGGAGGGCGACTAG
- a CDS encoding PIN domain-containing protein: protein MGPVVALDTNALMMPVECDVRVFEELDRLFGSVEVLTTRSAIRELERLAEGGGTEAVAASVGLDLARERCQVVEDDEQYADDVLLGLAREGDAEYVVTNDGPLRTRLLRAGVPVIALRGRNELAITQP from the coding sequence ATGGGGCCGGTGGTCGCCCTCGACACGAACGCGTTGATGATGCCGGTCGAGTGTGACGTGCGTGTCTTCGAGGAACTCGACCGCCTGTTCGGCTCGGTCGAGGTACTCACGACACGGTCGGCGATACGGGAACTCGAACGGCTCGCCGAGGGAGGGGGAACGGAGGCGGTCGCCGCGAGTGTCGGACTGGACCTCGCACGCGAGCGCTGTCAGGTCGTCGAGGACGACGAACAGTACGCCGACGACGTGCTGCTGGGCCTCGCCCGCGAGGGCGACGCCGAGTACGTCGTGACGAACGACGGCCCCCTGCGAACGCGTCTCCTGCGCGCGGGCGTTCCAGTAATTGCTTTACGGGGCCGAAACGAACTCGCGATCACTCAACCGTAA
- a CDS encoding DUF2237 family protein produces MTDERNVLGTALDPCCLSPATGYLRDGHCRHVPEDPGRHEVCAVVTQEFLEFGRERGNDLITPVPEFEFPGLHPGDRWCVCLARWIEAEGVGCAPPVVLEATNEAVLGELSLEVLEWYEYEG; encoded by the coding sequence ATGACCGACGAGCGAAACGTCCTCGGCACCGCGCTCGATCCGTGCTGTCTCTCGCCCGCGACCGGGTACCTCCGCGACGGTCACTGTCGGCACGTCCCCGAGGACCCCGGCAGACACGAGGTCTGTGCGGTGGTTACCCAGGAGTTCCTCGAGTTCGGCCGCGAACGTGGTAACGACCTGATCACGCCAGTACCCGAGTTCGAGTTTCCCGGCCTGCATCCGGGCGACCGGTGGTGTGTCTGTCTCGCCCGGTGGATCGAGGCGGAGGGAGTCGGCTGTGCGCCGCCGGTCGTCCTCGAGGCGACGAACGAGGCGGTTCTCGGGGAGCTATCGCTCGAGGTGCTCGAATGGTACGAGTACGAGGGGTAG
- a CDS encoding phosphohydrolase produces MPQIDVSDSLYEQLETAADGDDIENALWQMTYLFQRGNDPSE; encoded by the coding sequence ATGCCACAGATCGACGTTTCGGACTCCCTGTACGAACAGCTCGAGACCGCCGCCGACGGCGACGACATCGAGAACGCGCTCTGGCAGATGACGTACCTGTTCCAGCGCGGCAACGACCCCTCCGAGTAG
- the spt4 gene encoding transcription elongation factor subunit Spt4, with translation MAKKRPTCRDCHRVLDPDTDACPSCGSTSFTEDWAGYVVIGHPEESEIAKEMQVTEPGTYALKVR, from the coding sequence ATGGCGAAGAAACGCCCGACCTGCCGTGACTGTCACCGGGTGCTCGACCCCGACACCGACGCCTGTCCGAGCTGTGGGTCGACGAGCTTCACCGAGGACTGGGCGGGCTACGTCGTGATCGGCCACCCCGAGGAGAGCGAGATCGCCAAGGAGATGCAGGTCACGGAACCGGGTACCTACGCGCTCAAGGTCCGGTAG
- a CDS encoding cupin domain-containing protein: METEPVVRRASEIEYEPVGAAEGLEKGVLLDASDGAPTFAIRRFTLSTGSEVPRHTNEVEHEQYVLSGEYTVGIDDKEYVVSEGDSLLIPAGTVHWYRNEGEEEGAFLCAVPNGDDEIELVE; the protein is encoded by the coding sequence ATGGAGACGGAGCCGGTCGTGAGACGAGCATCGGAGATCGAGTACGAGCCCGTCGGGGCCGCGGAGGGACTCGAGAAGGGTGTCCTGCTCGACGCGAGTGACGGCGCGCCCACGTTCGCGATCAGACGGTTCACGCTCTCGACGGGGAGCGAGGTGCCGAGACACACGAACGAGGTCGAACACGAGCAGTATGTCCTCTCGGGGGAGTACACGGTGGGTATCGACGACAAGGAGTACGTCGTGTCAGAGGGCGATTCCCTGCTCATCCCCGCCGGAACGGTCCACTGGTACCGAAACGAGGGCGAAGAGGAGGGCGCCTTTCTCTGTGCGGTGCCGAACGGCGACGACGAGATCGAACTCGTGGAGTGA
- a CDS encoding winged helix-turn-helix domain-containing protein: protein MNTRSTSEIELDGLAPEEAFSILGNETRLDIVRALWSAGALREYDEVDDADATISFSELRQAVDIRDNGQFNYHLSKLVPHFVRRTDGGYRLSDPGKRIARTVIAISGGLPDLSAGVRTTCPLCGSSVTAAYDEQWLRFSCTECDGMFGDVAPDGAIFYAGFPAAGLNGRSPDDALETGVYRCMLDLAYLMRGVCRECAGPIAPSVSVCESHDASGGGPCVACGTPFVAWTTLRCEGCRFTKRLPIELCVMGLTPVIGALYERGIDVLSPSFGDLVDAIGSLFRTTVTHDPLRVTVAIEDELERLTLTFDDEMTLVELGP, encoded by the coding sequence GTGAACACCCGATCGACCTCGGAGATCGAGTTGGACGGGCTGGCGCCGGAGGAGGCGTTCTCGATCCTGGGAAACGAGACGCGACTCGACATCGTTCGGGCCCTGTGGTCGGCCGGTGCGCTGCGGGAGTACGACGAGGTCGACGACGCCGACGCGACGATCTCGTTCTCAGAGCTCCGACAGGCGGTGGATATCAGGGACAACGGCCAGTTCAACTACCACCTCTCGAAGCTCGTCCCGCACTTCGTCCGACGGACCGACGGTGGCTACCGGCTGAGCGATCCCGGCAAGAGGATCGCACGAACGGTGATCGCGATCTCGGGCGGACTGCCCGATCTCTCGGCCGGGGTGCGAACGACCTGTCCGCTGTGTGGGAGCTCCGTTACGGCGGCGTACGACGAGCAGTGGCTCCGCTTTTCGTGCACCGAGTGCGACGGGATGTTCGGCGATGTGGCTCCGGACGGGGCGATCTTCTACGCCGGGTTTCCGGCGGCCGGGCTGAACGGTCGGTCTCCCGACGACGCCCTCGAGACCGGCGTGTACAGGTGTATGCTGGATCTGGCGTACCTGATGCGGGGCGTCTGTCGCGAGTGTGCGGGTCCGATCGCGCCGTCGGTGTCGGTCTGCGAGAGCCACGACGCGAGCGGGGGCGGGCCCTGTGTCGCGTGTGGCACGCCGTTCGTCGCCTGGACGACCCTCCGGTGTGAGGGGTGTCGGTTCACCAAGCGGCTGCCGATCGAACTCTGCGTCATGGGGTTGACGCCCGTGATCGGAGCCCTCTACGAGAGGGGGATCGACGTGCTCTCGCCCTCGTTCGGCGACCTCGTCGACGCGATCGGGAGCCTGTTCCGGACCACCGTCACGCACGACCCCCTTCGGGTGACGGTCGCCATCGAGGACGAGCTCGAGCGGCTGACGCTGACGTTCGACGACGAGATGACGCTCGTCGAACTCGGACCGTAG
- a CDS encoding M50 family metallopeptidase, giving the protein MFKSFRIGSLFGIPIKLDVTFLLILPVFAWLIGGQVEPLIGITNTFLGTEIDPEPLTTGSMPWILGLAAAIGLFVGVALHELGHSLVAMYYGYEIDSITLWIFGGLAQLTEQPDHWLQEFNIAIAGPIVSVAVGIVSWLLLLPLPPSLDAAIFVLGYLALMNVALAVFNMLPAFPMDGGRVLRALLARNRPLAQATQMAAEIGKLFAFLMGIFGLFQLNIILIGVAFFIYIAASGEAQQTVLKAAFEGVTVRDVMTPSEDVDVVHPRTSITELLDRMFTERHTGYPVLDDFGRPVGMVTLDDAREIDEIERDAYRVEDVMSRELKTVRPETGAMEALQAMQSHGIGRLLVTDETDDLVGLVSRTDLMTAFNIIKQSGSVEAVTGTENYDGRGPVIDEPIEPGDARTDGDGERDGWR; this is encoded by the coding sequence ATGTTCAAGAGCTTCCGGATCGGCTCGCTCTTCGGCATCCCGATCAAACTCGATGTCACGTTTCTCCTCATCTTGCCGGTGTTCGCGTGGCTGATCGGGGGGCAGGTGGAGCCGCTGATCGGGATCACCAACACGTTCCTCGGAACCGAGATCGATCCCGAACCGCTGACGACGGGCTCGATGCCCTGGATCCTCGGTCTCGCGGCGGCTATCGGACTGTTCGTCGGGGTGGCGCTCCACGAACTCGGCCACTCGCTGGTCGCGATGTACTACGGCTACGAGATCGACTCGATCACGCTCTGGATCTTCGGCGGGCTCGCCCAGCTCACCGAACAGCCCGACCACTGGCTCCAGGAGTTCAACATCGCGATCGCCGGACCCATAGTGAGCGTCGCCGTCGGGATCGTCTCCTGGCTGCTGCTCCTCCCCTTACCGCCGAGTCTCGACGCGGCGATCTTCGTCCTTGGCTACCTCGCGCTGATGAACGTCGCGCTCGCGGTGTTCAACATGCTCCCGGCGTTCCCGATGGACGGCGGGCGCGTCCTGCGCGCACTGCTCGCGCGGAACCGGCCGCTCGCACAGGCGACGCAGATGGCCGCCGAGATCGGCAAGCTCTTCGCCTTCCTGATGGGGATCTTCGGGCTCTTCCAGCTCAACATCATCCTCATCGGCGTCGCCTTCTTCATCTACATCGCCGCCTCGGGCGAGGCCCAGCAGACGGTTCTCAAGGCCGCCTTCGAGGGCGTCACCGTGAGGGACGTGATGACCCCCAGCGAGGACGTCGACGTCGTCCACCCCCGCACGTCGATCACCGAACTCCTCGATCGGATGTTCACCGAGCGTCACACCGGCTACCCGGTGCTCGACGACTTCGGCCGCCCGGTCGGGATGGTCACGCTCGACGACGCCCGCGAGATCGACGAGATCGAGCGCGACGCCTACCGCGTCGAGGACGTGATGAGCCGGGAGCTGAAGACCGTCCGTCCGGAGACCGGCGCGATGGAGGCGCTCCAGGCGATGCAGAGCCACGGCATCGGTCGGCTGCTCGTCACCGACGAGACGGACGACCTCGTCGGCCTCGTCTCGCGCACCGACCTGATGACCGCCTTCAACATCATCAAACAGAGCGGCTCCGTCGAGGCGGTTACCGGTACCGAGAACTACGACGGCCGTGGACCCGTGATCGACGAGCCGATCGAGCCGGGGGACGCGCGCACCGACGGCGACGGCGAGCGCGACGGCTGGCGCTGA
- a CDS encoding translation initiation factor IF-2 subunit gamma yields the protein MADTYTRQPEVNIGLVGHVDHGKTTLVQALSGDWTDKHSEEMKRGISIRLGYADTTFRRCPGVEAPECYTVEETCPDGAESEPVRTVSFVDAPGHETLMATMLSGASLMDGAVLVISAVDPVPQPQTEEHLMALDIIGIENVVIAQNKLDLVDRDRAVENKRQIEEFVSGTVAEGAPIVPISAGQEVNLDLLIAAIEEEIPTPERDPNDDARMYVARSFDINRPGTTHEDLLGGVIGGSLVSGRLTVGDEIEVRPGRQVEEGGQTEWQPITTEIRSIQAGGEMVEAATPGGLLGVGTGLDPSLTKGDSLAGQVAGPPGSLPPTWDSFTMDVELLERVVGSDEEIEEISTGEPLMMTVGTATTVGAVTSARDGECEVALKRPVCAPIGAAIAMNRRVGTRWRLIGIGTLRG from the coding sequence ATGGCGGATACATATACACGACAACCGGAGGTGAACATCGGACTCGTCGGTCACGTCGATCACGGGAAGACGACGCTGGTGCAGGCGCTCTCGGGCGACTGGACCGACAAGCACTCGGAGGAGATGAAACGCGGCATCTCGATCCGGCTCGGCTACGCCGACACGACGTTCCGTCGGTGTCCCGGCGTCGAGGCGCCCGAGTGCTACACCGTCGAGGAGACTTGCCCGGACGGCGCGGAGAGCGAACCGGTTCGGACGGTGTCGTTCGTCGACGCGCCGGGCCACGAGACGCTGATGGCGACGATGCTCTCCGGGGCGTCACTGATGGACGGCGCGGTGCTGGTGATCAGCGCGGTCGATCCGGTCCCGCAGCCCCAGACCGAAGAGCACCTGATGGCACTCGACATCATCGGCATCGAGAACGTCGTCATCGCCCAGAACAAACTCGACCTGGTCGACCGCGACCGCGCGGTCGAGAACAAGCGCCAGATCGAGGAGTTCGTCTCCGGTACGGTCGCCGAGGGCGCGCCGATCGTCCCGATCAGCGCCGGCCAGGAGGTGAACTTAGACCTCCTGATCGCGGCGATCGAGGAGGAGATCCCCACGCCGGAACGGGATCCGAACGACGACGCCAGGATGTACGTCGCGCGGAGCTTCGACATCAACCGGCCGGGAACGACCCACGAGGACCTCCTCGGGGGCGTGATCGGCGGGAGCCTCGTCTCCGGCAGGCTCACCGTCGGCGACGAGATCGAGGTCCGACCGGGGAGACAGGTAGAGGAGGGCGGCCAGACGGAGTGGCAGCCGATCACCACCGAGATCCGCTCGATCCAGGCGGGTGGGGAGATGGTCGAGGCGGCCACCCCTGGAGGGTTGCTCGGCGTCGGGACCGGCCTCGATCCGAGCCTGACGAAGGGGGACTCGCTGGCCGGGCAGGTCGCCGGGCCGCCGGGGAGCCTGCCGCCGACGTGGGACTCCTTTACGATGGACGTCGAGCTGCTAGAGCGCGTCGTCGGCAGCGACGAGGAGATCGAGGAGATCAGTACGGGAGAGCCGCTGATGATGACCGTCGGCACCGCCACGACCGTCGGCGCGGTGACGAGCGCGCGCGACGGCGAGTGCGAGGTCGCACTGAAACGGCCGGTCTGTGCGCCCATCGGAGCGGCCATCGCGATGAACCGCCGAGTCGGGACGCGCTGGCGGCTGATCGGCATCGGCACGCTCCGCGGGTGA
- a CDS encoding GTP-dependent dephospho-CoA kinase family protein — protein MGESGSGERGGGRNGDSEGVVLTLPEAMRGAFKDPLGPVFTEGETLLSEVDSDVIAVGDVVTAHLVRAGRTPDIAVVDWLTERDAVGESTRETLDVIDAERIEAANPAATVSHSALSALREALDREGSVLVVIDGEEDLLTLPVLVAAPLGTSVVYGQPGEGMVHVRVTEGVKERARGLIGRMDGDHDAFYAALGIEA, from the coding sequence ATGGGCGAGTCCGGTTCGGGAGAGAGAGGGGGCGGGAGAAACGGCGATAGCGAAGGGGTCGTCCTCACGCTCCCCGAGGCGATGCGTGGCGCGTTCAAGGATCCGTTAGGTCCGGTGTTCACCGAGGGGGAAACGCTGCTTTCTGAGGTCGACAGTGACGTGATCGCCGTCGGCGACGTGGTCACCGCCCACCTCGTGCGTGCCGGACGGACGCCGGACATCGCCGTGGTAGACTGGCTCACCGAGCGCGACGCGGTGGGCGAGTCGACCCGGGAGACCCTCGACGTCATCGACGCCGAACGGATCGAGGCGGCGAACCCCGCGGCGACGGTCTCGCACTCGGCGCTCTCGGCGCTTCGGGAGGCGCTCGATCGGGAGGGATCGGTTCTCGTCGTGATCGACGGCGAGGAGGACCTGCTCACGCTGCCCGTACTGGTCGCAGCGCCCCTCGGCACGAGCGTCGTCTACGGACAGCCGGGCGAGGGAATGGTCCACGTTCGGGTGACGGAGGGCGTCAAAGAACGCGCGAGAGGGCTGATCGGGCGAATGGACGGGGATCACGACGCGTTCTACGCCGCGCTCGGTATCGAGGCCTGA
- a CDS encoding Hsp20/alpha crystallin family protein, with protein MRRDPFDEMDRMFEQMRRMMASGYPRAMGWGGDDARSDLPALGGFAEQGLNASIESDDEGYLVYADVPGFEKEELSLRFDGGILTIEAAHEEGEESETGVHHRSRHVHETLSVPGDVLEEEISATYRNGVLEVRLPTADEADESGRTIDIE; from the coding sequence ATGCGACGAGATCCGTTCGACGAGATGGACCGAATGTTCGAGCAGATGCGCCGGATGATGGCGAGCGGATACCCCCGAGCGATGGGCTGGGGCGGCGACGACGCACGGAGCGACCTCCCCGCACTCGGCGGGTTCGCCGAGCAGGGGCTGAACGCCAGCATCGAGTCCGACGACGAGGGCTACCTCGTCTACGCGGACGTCCCCGGCTTCGAGAAGGAGGAGCTCTCGCTCCGGTTCGACGGCGGCATCCTGACCATCGAGGCCGCCCACGAGGAGGGTGAGGAGAGCGAGACTGGCGTCCACCACCGGAGCCGCCACGTCCACGAGACGCTCTCGGTCCCCGGCGACGTGCTCGAAGAGGAGATCAGCGCCACCTACAGAAACGGCGTGTTGGAAGTGAGACTCCCGACCGCCGACGAGGCGGACGAGAGCGGTCGCACGATCGACATCGAGTAG
- a CDS encoding OsmC family protein, protein MELTLRLPGPERETTGAVLVEWLVSEGESVSDGDAIAVVEPETEIEGVVDDRDGLRATRREEMPDAALPERRVSATCSADRSGSATVGSHGWTFDVSERFGGGRAPTPIDHFLGALAACLSSSIAVQAGIRDVSFEAIEVETEGHPTDGCVEAIDLLVRLHGCEAEEDTVDRIVEMGERTCHVSELLREELPVELKWERA, encoded by the coding sequence GTGGAACTCACGCTACGACTCCCGGGGCCCGAGCGCGAGACGACCGGGGCCGTCCTCGTCGAGTGGCTCGTCTCGGAGGGCGAGTCCGTGTCCGACGGGGACGCGATCGCGGTGGTCGAACCCGAGACCGAAATCGAGGGGGTCGTCGACGACCGGGACGGTCTGCGGGCGACGCGCCGAGAGGAGATGCCCGATGCCGCCCTCCCCGAGCGACGGGTGAGCGCGACGTGCTCGGCGGATCGATCCGGATCCGCGACCGTCGGCTCCCACGGGTGGACGTTCGACGTCTCCGAGCGCTTCGGCGGTGGACGTGCCCCGACGCCGATCGACCACTTCCTCGGCGCGCTCGCCGCGTGCCTCTCGTCGAGCATCGCGGTCCAGGCCGGGATCCGGGACGTGTCGTTCGAGGCGATCGAGGTGGAGACGGAGGGCCACCCCACGGATGGCTGCGTGGAGGCGATCGACCTGCTCGTCCGCCTTCACGGCTGCGAGGCGGAGGAGGACACAGTCGACCGGATCGTCGAGATGGGCGAACGGACGTGTCACGTCTCTGAGCTCCTCCGCGAGGAGCTCCCGGTCGAACTGAAGTGGGAGCGGGCGTAG
- a CDS encoding ester cyclase has protein sequence MTLKQTTLDERIGRRFIRLCAEPRSPEELTTTVDDLVAGDHIAYGTSRGTLLGRRALNDHIRTTQRAFPSLSYRVDNLVGGADVVYCQWSVRDIEGSGRRERSVPDWKTMAVRIADGRVTETWQPCDPWVALWSDLTVVPPNRSSPRVDRPLLHPAVGARTADTSWVDD, from the coding sequence ATGACTCTCAAGCAGACGACGTTGGACGAACGGATCGGTCGGCGATTCATCCGACTGTGTGCGGAGCCGCGGTCGCCCGAGGAGCTGACTACGACCGTCGACGACCTGGTCGCCGGTGATCACATCGCCTACGGGACCAGCCGAGGGACGCTCCTCGGACGGCGGGCGCTGAACGATCACATTCGAACCACGCAACGGGCGTTTCCCTCGCTCTCGTACCGCGTAGACAACCTCGTCGGCGGTGCCGACGTGGTCTACTGCCAGTGGTCGGTTCGCGACATCGAGGGGAGCGGACGCCGAGAGAGATCCGTCCCCGACTGGAAGACGATGGCGGTCCGGATCGCAGACGGTCGTGTCACCGAAACCTGGCAGCCCTGCGACCCGTGGGTAGCGCTCTGGTCGGATCTGACCGTGGTACCTCCGAACCGGTCGTCTCCGCGAGTCGACCGTCCGTTACTGCACCCGGCTGTCGGAGCGCGCACGGCCGATACGTCGTGGGTAGACGACTGA